Within Sorghum bicolor cultivar BTx623 chromosome 2, Sorghum_bicolor_NCBIv3, whole genome shotgun sequence, the genomic segment CTCACATCATATTGGGCTAACGCTGCTATATGTTTGCGTTGATGTTGCTCTCAGAAGCGTGTGGCTGATGAAAACTAACAAGAATTTACATCTCTTATTTCAAACTATGCATGAATATTTCTTATATTTATATAATTGGTCTCACGTGAAGCTCGTCTACAATTATAAAGGTTTTTTTTTGGCAATTTTACACTAGggttgtttttttaaaaaaaaacgacTAGCATACCCTTTATTCAAAGCCTATGGAGCTCGTGAGTAGCAGATTTTTAGGGTGGTTGATTGAGgcctgtttagttctgaaaattttttggttttgggtaatgtagcacttttgtttttatttgataattattgtccaatcatagactaactaggctcaatagattcatctcacaatttacaagcaaactgtgtaattaattttttattttcgtctatatttgatgcttcatgcatgtgctgccaGATTCGATGTgtaggggaatcttgaaaagtttttggtttttgcggtgaactaaacaagttctcaaaaaatttcaagattcttcgtcacatcgaatcttacggcacatgcatggagtattaaaattagatgaaaataaaaactaattacacagtttacctgtaaatcgcgagatgaatcttttgatcctaattagtctatgattagacaatatttgccacaaccaaacgaaagtgctacagtactcaaaatccaaaatttttgccaactaaacaaggcctgagtaatGCAAGCTTTAAATGGGTAGGTTTGGATGAGATTGCATCCCTGAACCCTTAAATTTGTGGAGAAATTTGAAACATCATCCCTTTTATGTCTTGACTGAGTATGGTTGTTACATTGTAGCCACTTAACTACCATACTACCTTCGATAGGGGTAGTTTGTTTTTGGATTAAATTGATTTGTAACCTTATCTCCAAAATAATGCTTTACAATTCTATCTTTTTAGGTGCATAATCACAACCATAATTGTATTTTGTTTTGGGACGCATCATATAATTATATGACTAGATTAGATGGAGTAACATTTTAAGCAAGATTTGTTTCCACAAACAAGGCTCaagcaattttttttctttcaaaacGAATGGAATTTTGACAGAGAGAGGGGGTTAAATCTCATGTCGTCCTAAAttctgaaaataaaaataaaaacaagatCAAGGTTCCCTACCTTCGtcatcaattctttcttctcaAAACGTGGGAGTTCCTTCATTTCGAAGCACCCGCTGCCGCTGCCAGCCATAAATAGAGAGCAATAAACTTGGACGGAACCGGACGTGCAGACAAAATCTTTCCGTCAACTGTGAAAAGAAGATAAATTCTTCTCGAAAAAAAAAGTCCCGTCGTTTTTCTCCCATTTCCTTCCGCTGTCCGCTTCCACTCCCGCCCGCCCCGCCGCAACCCGTCGACGTCGCCGTAGGCTCGCAGCTGCCGCGATGCACAAGACGGCGCAGGCCTGGTTCACCGGCGGGACCGCCGCCTCCACCGGCACCGCCGCCGAGTCGCAGCCGTCCCTCCTCGCCGACTGGAACTCGTACGCCGCCACCCGCTCCGACGCCTCCTCGTCCTCGCCGCTCCCCTTCGACATCGAGGCCGCGGTCCGCTCCGCCAACGACACCGTCTCCGGCACCTTCAGCTCGTGAGTTCCCCGTCTCCATCCCCATCCCGACCCCAAAACCCTCAGATCCGGTCTCCCCTGGCTCCCTCTCATCGGATCCGATCTGACCGCCGCAGGGTCACCAAGGGCGTGCGGGAGCTCCCGGGGAGCTTCCAGAGCGCCaccagcagcttcccctccgGGAAGGCGCTCATGTACTTCGGCCTCTTCCTCGCCACCGgcatcttcttcgtcttcatcgCCTTCGCGCTCTTCCTCCCCGTCATGGTGCTCATGCCGCAGAAGTTCGCCATCTGCTTCACGCTTGGGTGCGCGCTCATCATTGCGTCGCTCTTTGCGCTCAAGGGACCAGCAAACCAGCTCGCCCACATGACCTCCAAGGAGGTAATGCAGTTAGCTCGGCTCTGCACTGCTGTTACTTCTACTTACTTTTCCTGTACTTTAAACATTAAGCTCCACTTTATCCTTTGGGAGGGCGGTATGCTGTTGTTGCTATAATATGTTTAAACTAATGATATATAGGCAAACTGGGTTTAGAAGCTGTTTTCTGAAAATTTCCTAGACCTTGGAACCATAAATCAGCTAGTTATCAGTGGTCATGATTTGTCAGTGGCAGCTGTTTTGTTACCACTAGAATTTTGAAGCCAACATAGAACTTTCCTTTGGTTTTATATCCAGCTGTAAGGATTTTGTAACGTGTGGTAACCAAGTTGCACATCTTGCTCTTTGAGTTACTTGGTGAGCACAGTGTCTATCAATGAATATTTCTCTACATTCACCTGCAGTTTATCTGTGCTCACTGGCTCACTACCACTAAAATGCTTTTTAGAGCACTTCAATTTTTGTATGTTTTAGGGCAATTCTCCTTATTGTGAAGTATTCCTTATCCGGTTATCCCCCTTCTGTTTCATATATAGATTGTTTCATACATGAAAACATAAAATATCAAACAAGCAATCCAGAGGGGAACTGTGAGCAATCTAAACAAATGGTTTGGGTTCTTTAGATATCCTATAATAAAAGCATAAGTATTTGGCTCAATATCCTGAGCTCTCTAATACAGTTTGCTACAGTGCTTTTAGTTTTTAAATCTGTGGAGTCCAGATGAAATACTCTTGGATCTGTGTAGTGGACAGAATGGTTGGTGCAACTTAAAATCCATAGGAACAAACCTCCTCCCAACCCAGAATTGTTATTTTAAGTTCAGTTGTGTTTTTACTATAACAGGCTTCAATATGCTCTTCATTCATCTTGCCTATTTCTAACCGTAATGTGCAGTGTTATACCATCAGTATCAGGATTTGGAAACCTCAAGTTTCTAGGGAATTCCAATCTAGACCTGAATGaaatgcttttttttttttggctggaGTCACTTTATTAGCCCAAATTGGTTCCAAATAAAGATGTGGCTCTTTATCCAACCTCTCATCTTGTTTTGCTTGTTGACAACATTACATAAAATCTGGAGTTGAAAGAGATGAGTCATCTGGTGGGAGTCACTTCCATCAACTGAAATTGTCGAGTCATTTGTTGAGAGTTACTTTCATCAGCCGAAATTGGGTCAAAATAAAAATGTTGCGGCTGTGGGGTATTCTTTATTTTGTCCAGCATCACCCCTAGCTGAAGTTGATGACAACATTGCTTTGATGCCTATGGTGAAATGACTTCCCACTATTGCTTAATGGTTGCTTAGCGTGCCTAATCTACCTTCCACACCCTTAATGCCTTCAAAAACGTCATAAAAGCTGCAAAGTTCTTACCAGCTACATATTTCCCACTTGTGCTAGGTTGAACTTTCTAGTCTGAGAAATCAAGTCATTTGATGCATGTCAATGAGTACATCTTAAGTCTAGTTCAACTTTTGGTTGCTTGGTAAATTTATTTGTCTTTGGCAATTATTACTTTGTTTATAACTTCATATTCTTCTAACTGGTAAGACAAGTGGATTTTCTTTATAACTATTAACGATGACTTCATAGTGAAGCTAGACCTTTTTATTGTTTCTGTAGAATTTATAAGTCGTTCTTGTACCATCTTTAATTTTCTTAAATGGCTACAATATTTTTAACATTGAAACACATGATACCTGATGAAGATTTTTGTCTCATATCCTCTTCAGAGGCTACCGTTTTCAGTGGGATTTATTGGATGCATGGTTGGTACGATTTATGTTTCTATGGTGCTTCACAGCTATTTCCTCTCTGTGATCTTCTCAGTCCTTCAGGTATGTTTTTtatcaagattttttttttgacaccGTCTATGTTTGTTCAAATCTTGCTATACTGTAAGGTCACTTGTTTTAGTGCATTACGTGTAGTTTCCGTTTATGACATCTAGAACAGGCTGCTAATATGAACAATGAGTCCATAACCAGTGCCTTCAAAGCAGAGGGAAGAGTTTGCCTTCCCCTCCACTcccagaaaagaaaagaaaacaaaaataattCTCCTCCCCTACTTCTTTATCGAACAATACAGTTTCATGATGAGTTGTCATCTGGCATATGGCCTGCGAAACTGCAATACCTCAGCATTCTCTTGTGCATTCTGCTTTTCAGACTCACTCACTTTTTCACTCTTTTGATGACCCAGGTTCTGGCCCTTGCATATTACACTATATCCTACTTCCCTGGAGGATCTAGTGGACTGAAATTCATCTCGTCTGGTCTGTTGTCCTCGGCAGCAAGTTTATTTAGTCGATGACCTTCCGTTGTCACACATTTACTTGATCATACCTCATACCATGTTATGGTGCAAGATTTTTGTATGTAGTTGCTGATCATGCGCTTGATAGAGATTTCATGATCTTCCCTCCCTTGTCATCCTGTTTGTTTGTCTAGACTTGTACTGGTGTTGGATATAGATTATAGAATGAAAAGGATTTATCGCCCCTCTATCTCAGTGTCCCCTGTGGCTGTATATTGTGGAAATAAATCTATTATGACCAAGTTAAAGATAACACTGGGATGATGTTGGTTTAGATTATTTTAATTCTTTGCAGTGCTCTACTGCGGGCCATTTCAATCTCTATGTACTATCATTTATTTATATAAAACTAGTATAAATTGGCATGATAATTCTACCAAGTTAAAGTGTCTTCTCAAATGGTTGGCAGTGGCATTTGTCTCTGATTCATTGCGGTCATTTGAGATGTGTGGCGCCCAACAGATCCGGCAAACTTGAGGTTGATGGTTGAGTTGAGAGGTCTATAAAGTTTGTGAACAA encodes:
- the LOC8073116 gene encoding protein transport protein SFT2, translating into MHKTAQAWFTGGTAASTGTAAESQPSLLADWNSYAATRSDASSSSPLPFDIEAAVRSANDTVSGTFSSVTKGVRELPGSFQSATSSFPSGKALMYFGLFLATGIFFVFIAFALFLPVMVLMPQKFAICFTLGCALIIASLFALKGPANQLAHMTSKERLPFSVGFIGCMVGTIYVSMVLHSYFLSVIFSVLQVLALAYYTISYFPGGSSGLKFISSGLLSSAASLFSR